The Arachis hypogaea cultivar Tifrunner chromosome 14, arahy.Tifrunner.gnm2.J5K5, whole genome shotgun sequence genome has a segment encoding these proteins:
- the LOC112741282 gene encoding uncharacterized protein, translated as MTENNNIEAAGMSASIQPSSPLSGVRKNRSAVWDHFDIENAIEKMKLQDFLSANCDREQKSSGKDVHGTASKSNASAKGSAPPLPSSSSSKVGTSTAASGPVSEEEIRAVLKQKTRVTTQYLVAKFKARLRCREDKYAFAEILKRISKIQRTPTSNRSSYVTYVILRDK; from the exons ATGACTGAAAACAATAATATTGAAGCAGCAGGGATGTCCGCTAGCATTCAACCATCTTCTCCACTGTCAGGTGTTCGTAAGAATCGGTCAGCTGTCTGGGATCATTTTGATATAGAGAATGCTATCGAGAAGATGAAGTTGCAAGATTTTCTCTCGGCAAATTGTGATAGA GAACAAAAGTCATCCGGTAAAGATGTACACGGGACTGCTTCTAAAAGTAATGCATCTGCAAAAGGTTCGGCCCCACCACtgccatcatcatcatcgtcaaaaGTTGGGACTTCCACTGCAGCTTCTGGACCTGTGAGTGAAGAAGAAATCAGAGCTGTGTTAAAGCAAAAGACTCGAGTGACCACACAGTATCTTGTAGCTAAATTTAAGGCAAGACTAAGATGTAGAGAG GATAAGTATGCATTTGCAGAGATCCTgaaaagaatatctaaaataCAGAGAACTCCAACTTCAAATAGATCCAGTTATGTAACTTATGTTATCCTGAGAGATAAGTGA